CACGAATCCATGTACCGCCACCCGGCGGTCATCAAAAACCTCGAAACCCTCCGTTCCCTGAACATCACCGTTGTCCCGCCCCGGATGGAGGAGGAGAAAGCAAAAATCGCCGGAATCGACACGATCTGTCTCTACGCCGAACGTGCCCTTTCCGGCCAGCCCCTCGCGGGCCGCCGCGTCCTCATCACCAGCGGGTCCTGCCGCGAAGAGCTCGACGACGTCCGCATACTTACCACGCGGTCCGGCGGTGTCATGGGAAAAGAACTTGCCCTCGAAGCATTCCGGCTCGGCGCAGACGTCACCGTCGTCTCCAACACCGCTGTGCACGGCGCCGTCCCCGCCGTCCGGAACATCAGTATCAGCTCTGCCGCGGAGATGCATGACGCGGTTCTGCGGGAGGTTGCATCCTGTAAACCGGACATCTATATCAGTGCCGCCGCAATCTCCGACTTCGCACCCGAACGGATGCCCGGAAAAATTCCGAGCGGCAGTCCCTGCACCGTCACTCTTACCCCCCTGCCGAAACTCATCACCCGCCTTTTTGGCAAAGGAATCAAAATCGTCGGGTTCAAACTTGGGGAGGACGCGGAATGTGAGGCGGAAAAGCTTCTCAAAGAAGACGACATCGTTCTGGTCGCCGCAAACCGTCCGGCTGTTATGGGGGCGGATGCAGGCGTGTACCGGTTCATGAAAAGATCCGGCAGCAGAACCGTATCCGGAACAAAATCCGAAATCGCACGGGAACTATGGAACGAACTGCGGTAGCATTTGCCCCCGGCCACATCTCCGGCTACTTCCGGCGCATTGACGGTGATACTCCCCGCACCACCGGAAGCTGCGGCGCCGGGCTGGTGATCGATCACGGCGTTACCGCCACCGTCCGGCCTGCGGAGCAGACCTCGGTCGTGATCACCGACCACCTGCTGACCGGAGACCCCCTCATCCGTTACGGGTCCGGTCTTATTGAGGAGCTTCTTGGCTCCTTCGGTGTCTCTGCCGCGGTTGAGACGGTTGCGGATCTCCCTATCGGGGCAGGGTTTGGCATGAGTGCTGCTGCAATCCTCGCCACTCTCACAGCGGCTAACGCCGTCTTTGACCTCGGTCTTGCGGAGTGCGACATCGCCGAACGCGCCCATGCCCTTGAGGTCTCCTGCAACACCGGTCTCGGCGACGTCGCAGCGGCGGCGGGCGGCGGACTCGCTGTCCGCACCGCTCCCGGCATCACCGGCGTTGCGGCGCGGATGTTTCCGGAGATTGACCTGTGTACGGTCACCTTCGGCGCCATGTTCACGCCCGATATTATCGGCTCGCCGGACCGGATGCGGCGGGTTTCTGCGGCGTTCCCGGATCGTCTGCCGGAGAACTTTGCGGAGTTCATGGAGAACTCGCGGCAGTTTGCCGAGGCAAGCGGTCTCATTCCGCAGAAGATCCGTCCGGTCCTCGCCGCCTGCGATGACGCGGGCGTTCCTGCGAGTATGACCATGCTCGGCTGCGGTGTCTTTGCCGCAGGAGATGACGCCCCGGAGATCCTCGCCGGATTCGGAAGAGCCGTACCTCTGAAGATCTGCCCGCACGGGCCGAAAATTCTGGAGATGTAACATGTCAGATATTCCCAAAAGCCATCCAAGATACCAGTCGCTCGTTACCCGAAAACAGCTCGCGGACTACGCCCTTGCAGGCGTCGTCTCTCTCGAAGGTCTCACCTCGCACGGCCGCGGCGAAGCCTTCGATTACCTGATCGGAGAGAAAACTCCCGCAACCGCACTTGAAGCGGAGAAGCTTGCGGCCCGTGTTCTGCTTGCCGCAAAGCATCCGGTACTTTCCATCAACGGGAACACCGCAGCCCTTGCCGCAGCAGAGATCGCCGATCTCCAGAAAGCCGCGGACTGCGAGGTCGAGGTTAATCTGTTCCACCGAACCGATGAGCGCATCGAAAAGGTAACCGCGGTGCTTGCACAGGCGGGCGTCACCGTTTCGACCGGTCCGGTCGAACGGTGTGTCCCGCTGCCGCATGACCGCGGTCTCTGCCGTCCGGACGGCATCGGCTCGGCCGATGTCGTCCTTGTCCCTCTGGAGGACGGCGACCGCTGCGAAGCGCTGGTTGCTCTGGGAAAGATCGTCATTACGGTTGATCTCAATCCCCTTGACCGGACTTCCAAGACCGCGACTATTCCAATCATCGACGAGGTCACCCGCGCTCTTCCCAATATTGCCGCGGAGTGCAGGAGGATCAAATCCGCGGGCGAGACGCCGGAGATGCCCGCCTCCTTTGACGGGAAGTACTTCCTCAAAGGAGCAGTTGATGCCATTTCGGAGACCCTGACCCATGCTCTGGATTGAAAAATACCGCCCGAAAACCTTTGACGAGGTCCTCGGACAGGAGCCGTCCGTCCGCCAGCTGAAGTCTTATGCGGCAAGTGCCAACCTCCCGCACCTGATGGTCATCGGCCGGTCCGGCTGCGGGAAGTCCGCAAGCCTTGAGGCATTTTCGCGGGAGTTTTACCCGGAGTCTGCCGCGGAGAACACCACGGTTCTGCCGGTCTCGGTGATGTTTTCCCAGGGACACGCCTACTTTGCCGAGAACGATCGCTTTGCCGCTCTGTATCAGAAGGACAAGTCGGTTCTTGCGAACTTCAAGTACATCGTGAAGTGGCATGCATCACTCAAACCTCTTTCCGCCGAGTTCCGGCTGATCATCTTTGACGGCGCAGGCGATCTGCCCAAGGATGCCCAGGCGGCGCTTCGCCGGATTATGGAGCAGTACAGCCGCACCTGCCGGTTCATCTTTGTGGCAAACTCGATGAGTTCGATTATTGATCCGATTCGTTCCCGCTGTGTTCCGCTCTACTTCCTCCCCATCGACCGCGACCTGATGCGAAAACGCCTTCTGGAGATTCTGGCTCTTGAAGGAGTGCCGGACGCAGTTTCCGGGGAGAATCTGGAGATGCTGATTCTTGGTGCCGACGGCGATCTCCGCCGCGCTCTGGTCTGGCTGGAACTGATGGCGCTGCACGGTGTCACCGATCTTGCGGAGCTGGCCGATACGGAGACCGGGGCTCTGGCACGTGCGGCGGTTGCCGCCTGCCGCCGCGGCGATGAGGAGGGGGCACGCAGGATTACAGAAAATCTGATGATCGAGTATGGTCTTTCCGGCCCTGTGGTCCTTGGTCTTCTCCGTGAGGAGCTTCGGTCTGATCTGACGCCTGATGCGGCACTGTTGTTTTCGGATGCGGATCTTTCGGTGCGTGCGGGGTCAAATGAGTATTTGCAGATGAATGCGTTTATCTCCCGGCTCTGCGGGGAGCTGACACGCTCCTGATTTTTTGAAACTGCTGTTTCCGCGGTGTGAGGGTAGAGTGCCACGAAAGTATTTCGTCGGTTTTTTTGAAAATTGCAGGTGGGTGAGGGGTGAATAGGTGGGATGAGAGGAAACGCTACAGATGTTCACAGATGCGTCTAACAGCTCAGAGTCGCAAGCGTGACGGCAAATGTCCGCGAGGCAGGACATAGACGTCGGAAGCGTCGAAGACGGGAATCTTCCTGCGGATTGATGTGATCTCATGTGGTGTGAGAATCATTGGAGTGGGCAGGAAGAAAAAAGAAACGCAGATAACGCAGATGCGTCGCTTCGCGCCGCTGCTTCGCTCATCGCATTTGCTCCTCGTCGCTCGCCATCCCGCCCAGAGCTGGGCGGGCGGCGTTGCTATCGCAAGCGCGACGGCAAATGCTCGCGAAGCAATACAGACATACCAAGCAGCAAAAAAGCTTCGCGAGCATTTTTAGCTGCGTTTGCGATAACGACCCCGATAAGGGGAGCGGAGCAAGACCTCCGGGCTTGCGACTCGGCGCCTAGGCGCCATCTGCGTTATCTGCGTTGGTCTTCATCGTCTTAGCCACACCGAAGACCAACGAACCGCGGAAATATTCTCCTCCCTATCCACAGGGAGCCGATCTTCTTCAAGGTCCCAAATGCTAGGGTCCCGCACTCAGCGTAACCGCAGAACAATCCCGCATGATCCGGGAGTTCAGCGAAGTATGGCAACAGGTACCCCGCCGCAGGACTCCCCAAAATGAACAAAAACAGATCCCGAACGGGAACACCCGGGGATGAACCCGTAAGCGGGGAGTACTGGAAACCCTCACGCAGACGCAATCGCTCGAAAATAGTTCGGAAATCTTTGCCGGTTTCCCAATGGGAATCACACAGAATAGGTATTGAAAAATTTTTTTCCAGAACAGGCAACAGATAAAAAACCGTCCGTTCCCAAATCCGGTAAAAAAGATTATTCCCGCACTACGACATCACAGTGAGTGGTAAACGGGCTTTTGCGGATGGACAGCGACAACAGATACGGGTAGTTTGCCGCGAGGTACTCCATATGGCCCAGCCAGACAAGGGTAAGCTGGCGGTACACGCGGTTTACGTCACCTCCCAGATGGGCAATATCGGTTGCAGGAAGTGTGGTGATGTCGCTGCGGCTGGATAACTCCTCGCCGAGATGAAAGAGGTCCTGCAGGAGTTTTGAGATGGAGTTCTGATCCATCAGTACAGGGTTTTCGATGAGTCTGAGCAGAAACTCATGATGTTTCTCCAGCAGTTCATGCATTCCGGCAAGATCTTCTGCGGACGGGGATGCAATGAATTTGCAGGAGGCGAGCTGTTTCTGTGCGTTGATAAACTCGTCTTTTGTCCAGGTTTTACGCACCGTAAGGATGGATCGGATCTCTGCTGCGTCCGGATCGGATGCGACGATAAGCCGCAGCAGCCGGCCCCCCATCTCGGAGAAGAAGAGACCGACGACCATCTTCATCTTTTCCTGCTGTTCGCGTTTTGCCCGCATGGCAAGCAGCCGGTTGATGATCAGGGTGACGATCAGGATATTTATCGGCAGAAAGCCGAGGCTGTTAAAGATATAGGAAAGCGTGTTGCTTTCTCCGTTGTCGCCGAACACGAGAAACTTCACTGCGTAAATGACGACCGAAGCACAGATCAGGGCGATGATGAGCCGCTGTTCCCAGGTCAGACGTTTCACGGTTATGCTCCGTAGCGCTGTGTGAGGGTACCGAGTGTTTCTATTGCGCCCTCAAAGGATTCGACCTCGATTACGGGGGTTTTGATGTTGTTTTCGCGGACACGTTTCATGACGTTGTCGAAGTTGATGTTTCCTTTTCCGACTGCTTCGTGGCTGTCGTGTTTTCCGTTGTTGTCGTGCAGGTGGACGTGGGCGAAGGGGGCGGTCAGGAACGCATCAAGGGTGCCGCATTCGTTTGCGTGGCCGACATCAAGACAGAAGAGTGCGCCGTCCAGGAGGGGCAGGTCTTTTGGTTCTTTGAGGAAGAAGTATCCCCAGTTTCCCATGTTTTCGATGAAGTAGGTTACGCCGTACTGAATGGATTCCGCACGAATCTGGGCGAGTGAGGCACGGAGATGCTGTTCGGCGAGGTCATATTCATACTCCCAGGCAAAGTAGCCGGGGTGTACGACGACGGGGGCGTCAACTTCGGCAGCGAGGGCGAAGGTGTCGGCGATGACTTCTACGGATGCACGGCGGATGGGTTCCAAGACGGATGCGATGTTGACGCCGCGGGAAGGAGCATGGATGCTGTAGTGGAAGCTGTAGGATTCAAGGAGTTTGGTATCGGTTAACAGATGCGGCCCGTCACTCATGATCTCGACGTGTCCGGTGTAGGGGGCGAGTTTGTCGAGGGCTGATGCGAGCGGCTCGGCGTGGAGGCAGTGGGTGGATATTGCGTACATATTCTTAGTAGTTTGTGTTGTTTCCGGCAGAAATAAGGATTGCGGGATTTTGGGAGTTGCACCTTTCTCCCTGAGTCTCCCCGGGCGGCTGAAAATCCACGAAGCGGTGAACACGTGTCGTGCGAATCGCGGGTGGAAATTTGATCCATGACACTGATTTGTGGTTAGGAAACAACGTTCCGGGCAACGCCTTTCTTCAGAAAAATAATCCCGGCTGGAACCAACATCCGGAACAAAAAAAAGAATTCAGGGAAGAACAATCGTCCCCATAATCCGGAGCTTGCCGCCGTCCAGATAATGCAGCACCGCCGTATCACCCGGCTTGTACACCAGCGGCGTCTCCATCTCAAGCGTAAGCACCGGCGTATGCCAGTCAGAACCATTCTCCACCGCCGTCACCCGTGCGGCAAGGAACTGCATCCAGTGCCCGACCGACACCACCATCTGCTCCTTCACCGCCGACGGCCAGTACTTCACCAGCTCCGCCTGTACCGTAACCGTCGTCGCATTCGTCACCTGCGGATCCGTCGTCAGTACAAACCCGCGATCCAGATCCTCCGCCTCAATATCCTTCAGCGCACATCCGACACGGTCCCCCGCATACGCCCAGGCAAAATCATCATCATGCTTCTGCACGGACCGGATCTGTGCCGTCTTGCCGATCGGCTCAACCCGCATCTTATCATGCTTCTTAATCCAGCCGTCCGCCACACAACCGAGAATAACCGTTCCGATACCCCGCACATTAAAGTGGTGATCCACCGGCACCGTACCAACCGCCCCCTCCTTCGGCTCAATCTCCGGCTGCGCAGCCGCACGGGCAAGGAGATCCGCCGACAGCGTAATGAAATCCTCCTCGCAGATCGCATACCCCTCCAGAACCGTACCCTTAATCAGCGGAGCAATATCCGACGGCTGGAGATAATTCTTCAGAATAATCGTACCCTTTGAAACACCCGCACAATCCAGAATCAGCACCCACTCCGCAAACATCGGCGTGATCTCCTCGACCACCACAATCGCCTCGTGGGCCATCGAAACCACATAGAACAGCGGCGCAAGCCGATCGGGATACCGGGTCGGTTCCAGCAGCGTAACCGTATCATGACCTTTCTTCAGATTATAAAATGTAATATCAGTACTCGTCCCCTTCTTCCCCAGATCCCGGGCATATCCGTTCGGGGCAAGAACCGCAACTGTCAGATTTGGCATATCCATACGTATTGGACGTTGCGGGGGATTAATCGTTCGGACATTGGAACGCTGCACCTTTCTTCCCAAACATCGCGGGCGGAAATCCGATCAATCACGATCATGCGTCATCAGCAAACGAAATGGGATACAACGCCGCAAAAGGCAGGACGTTATGGGCAACACCCCCGAATATGTAACGTATATATCCCTCAAAAACACAAAGGGACATACATGCGTCCCTACGTCATCATCAATGCCGCAATGAGCGCTGACGGGAAAATCTCCACCAAAGAACACCGGCAGACCAAAATATCCGGCGAGCAGGACTTTGCCCGCGTAGACCGTCTGCGGGCCGACTGCGACGCCGTCATGGTCGGAATCGGTACCATCCTTGCCGACGACTCCTCGCTCCGTCTCAAAAACCCTGACCTCATCGCAGAACGGGCCGCCGCAGGCAAAGAAGAACAGCCCATGCGGATTGTCATCGACAGCCAGGCACGAATGCCGCCGGACGGCGACATGTTCAGAAAAGGAACCGGCAGACGGGTAATCTTCGTCGCAGAAACCGCACCGCAAGACCGGGTTGCCGCCCTCGCAGAAAAAGCAACCGTCATTCCTGCCGGAACCACCCGGGTCGATCTCAACCTCGTCCTCGACAAACTCGGTGAGATGGGCGTTGGAAAACTCATGGTCGAAGGCGGAGCCACCCTCCTCTGGTCATTCACCAGCCAGAAACTCTTTGATGAAATCCGCATCTACGTAGGGGCATTAATCATCGGCGGCGCAGACGCACCCACCTTTGTGGACGGAAGCGGCTTCACCCGCGCCGAAGGCTTCCCCCGTCTCACCCTCAAAAACGTGGAAAAAATCGACGACGGCCTGCTCATCACCTGGCTCAAAAAAGACGAATAACAAAAGAAAAAAGAATTTTTTTTGAGAATTAGGATCTCTTCTTGTAGGTATAGAGATCATCGCTCACAACCACGACCTCACCGGAGTAGTAGTAAGCAACAACCTTCACACGGTCACTTGTGGACGGCGTGGAAGAACCCTCAAACGTCAGCTCGGATCCGATCTTCGGCTCCTTGCCAAACTGCTGGGTAATAACTTCCTTATCATCCGCACGGTAGAGCGTCACCTCAATTCTGCTGATCTGGTTCGTTCCCTTACCGCCGGAATAGGTCGCAGTAATCGTCGGTTTGTTTGAATCACGGCCGATCTGCACCGTCACCGCCTTTCCGTCCGGGAAGGAGTCGGTCGCACCCGGCGTCAGACTGAAATCAGGATTGCCGGACTGTGTCGGCTCAACGGTGGGTGTCGGAGTTACCGTGGGAGACGGATTGTCAGTACCGACGCATCCCGCTGCAAGTACCAGAGCTGCAAGCAGCAGGACACACGCGGTCACAAGTTTATAGTTCATA
The window above is part of the Methanocorpusculum vombati genome. Proteins encoded here:
- the coaBC gene encoding bifunctional phosphopantothenoylcysteine decarboxylase/phosphopantothenate--cysteine ligase CoaBC, which translates into the protein MRPTLEHKRIVLAVTGSIAAVETIKLAHELRRRGAAVTGILSPAACGIIHPDALTYACAEPALTKITGMVEHVLYCGEGGKADLLLIAPATANTVGKIACGIDDTIVTTFATTAIGRGMPVVIVPAMHESMYRHPAVIKNLETLRSLNITVVPPRMEEEKAKIAGIDTICLYAERALSGQPLAGRRVLITSGSCREELDDVRILTTRSGGVMGKELALEAFRLGADVTVVSNTAVHGAVPAVRNISISSAAEMHDAVLREVASCKPDIYISAAAISDFAPERMPGKIPSGSPCTVTLTPLPKLITRLFGKGIKIVGFKLGEDAECEAEKLLKEDDIVLVAANRPAVMGADAGVYRFMKRSGSRTVSGTKSEIARELWNELR
- a CDS encoding GHMP kinase; translation: MERTAVAFAPGHISGYFRRIDGDTPRTTGSCGAGLVIDHGVTATVRPAEQTSVVITDHLLTGDPLIRYGSGLIEELLGSFGVSAAVETVADLPIGAGFGMSAAAILATLTAANAVFDLGLAECDIAERAHALEVSCNTGLGDVAAAAGGGLAVRTAPGITGVAARMFPEIDLCTVTFGAMFTPDIIGSPDRMRRVSAAFPDRLPENFAEFMENSRQFAEASGLIPQKIRPVLAACDDAGVPASMTMLGCGVFAAGDDAPEILAGFGRAVPLKICPHGPKILEM
- a CDS encoding 4-phosphopantoate--beta-alanine ligase; amino-acid sequence: MSDIPKSHPRYQSLVTRKQLADYALAGVVSLEGLTSHGRGEAFDYLIGEKTPATALEAEKLAARVLLAAKHPVLSINGNTAALAAAEIADLQKAADCEVEVNLFHRTDERIEKVTAVLAQAGVTVSTGPVERCVPLPHDRGLCRPDGIGSADVVLVPLEDGDRCEALVALGKIVITVDLNPLDRTSKTATIPIIDEVTRALPNIAAECRRIKSAGETPEMPASFDGKYFLKGAVDAISETLTHALD
- a CDS encoding replication protein C, which codes for MLWIEKYRPKTFDEVLGQEPSVRQLKSYAASANLPHLMVIGRSGCGKSASLEAFSREFYPESAAENTTVLPVSVMFSQGHAYFAENDRFAALYQKDKSVLANFKYIVKWHASLKPLSAEFRLIIFDGAGDLPKDAQAALRRIMEQYSRTCRFIFVANSMSSIIDPIRSRCVPLYFLPIDRDLMRKRLLEILALEGVPDAVSGENLEMLILGADGDLRRALVWLELMALHGVTDLAELADTETGALARAAVAACRRGDEEGARRITENLMIEYGLSGPVVLGLLREELRSDLTPDAALLFSDADLSVRAGSNEYLQMNAFISRLCGELTRS
- a CDS encoding sugar phosphate isomerase/epimerase family protein, which encodes MYAISTHCLHAEPLASALDKLAPYTGHVEIMSDGPHLLTDTKLLESYSFHYSIHAPSRGVNIASVLEPIRRASVEVIADTFALAAEVDAPVVVHPGYFAWEYEYDLAEQHLRASLAQIRAESIQYGVTYFIENMGNWGYFFLKEPKDLPLLDGALFCLDVGHANECGTLDAFLTAPFAHVHLHDNNGKHDSHEAVGKGNINFDNVMKRVRENNIKTPVIEVESFEGAIETLGTLTQRYGA
- a CDS encoding EF-Tu/IF-2/RF-3 family GTPase: MPNLTVAVLAPNGYARDLGKKGTSTDITFYNLKKGHDTVTLLEPTRYPDRLAPLFYVVSMAHEAIVVVEEITPMFAEWVLILDCAGVSKGTIILKNYLQPSDIAPLIKGTVLEGYAICEEDFITLSADLLARAAAQPEIEPKEGAVGTVPVDHHFNVRGIGTVILGCVADGWIKKHDKMRVEPIGKTAQIRSVQKHDDDFAWAYAGDRVGCALKDIEAEDLDRGFVLTTDPQVTNATTVTVQAELVKYWPSAVKEQMVVSVGHWMQFLAARVTAVENGSDWHTPVLTLEMETPLVYKPGDTAVLHYLDGGKLRIMGTIVLP
- a CDS encoding 2,5-diamino-6-(ribosylamino)-4(3H)-pyrimidinone 5'-phosphate reductase, translated to MRPYVIINAAMSADGKISTKEHRQTKISGEQDFARVDRLRADCDAVMVGIGTILADDSSLRLKNPDLIAERAAAGKEEQPMRIVIDSQARMPPDGDMFRKGTGRRVIFVAETAPQDRVAALAEKATVIPAGTTRVDLNLVLDKLGEMGVGKLMVEGGATLLWSFTSQKLFDEIRIYVGALIIGGADAPTFVDGSGFTRAEGFPRLTLKNVEKIDDGLLITWLKKDE